The Primulina tabacum isolate GXHZ01 chromosome 16, ASM2559414v2, whole genome shotgun sequence genome window below encodes:
- the LOC142529803 gene encoding 3'-5' exonuclease-like, protein MNHHVEFPNEIHTTTFNVDFYGDSIYTTVTDDCDAVSEWISEVESIYRCRLHHVIVGLDAEWRPAFSRFPNPIAILQLCVGRRCLIYQIIHSQGIPFSLTGFLSNSNYTFVGVGIKSDLEKIEQDYGLGRDVNAVDLRDLAAYEFLNMDLKFKGLKYLASVVLNKVVDKPRWVTLSGWDNRRLTYDQVEYACVDAFVCFEMGRMLNASC, encoded by the coding sequence ATGAATCACCACGTCGAATTTCCCAATGAGATCCATACCACCACCTTCAACGTTGATTTCTACGGTGACTCTATCTACACCACTGTCACCGACGACTGCGACGCCGTATCGGAATGGATCTCTGAAGTGGAGTCAATCTATCGCTGCCGCCTCCACCACGTTATCGTCGGGCTCGACGCCGAGTGGCGCCCCGCCTTCAGCCGCTTCCCAAACCCAATAGCCATCCTACAACTATGCGTCGGCCGCAGATGTCTCATCTATCAAATCATTCACTCCCAGGGTATCCCCTTTTCTCTCACCggttttctctcaaactctaACTATACTTTCGTGGGAGTCGGTATCAAATCTGACTTGGAAAAGATTGAACAAGATTATGGGCTTGGGAGAGATGTTAATGCAGTGGATTTGAGGGATTTGGCGGCGTATGAGTTTCTTAATATGGACTTGAAGTTTAAGGGGCTTAAGTATTTGGCTAGTGTTGTACTGAACAAAGTGGTGGACAAGCCGAGGTGGGTGACCCTGAGTGGATGGGATAACCGGCGGCTGACTTATGATCAAGTCGAGTATGCTTGTGTTGATGCTTTCGTGTGTTTTGAAATGGGCAGGATGTTGAATGCTTCGTGCTGA